One genomic region from Xylocopa sonorina isolate GNS202 chromosome 8, iyXylSono1_principal, whole genome shotgun sequence encodes:
- the LOC143425900 gene encoding U4/U6.U5 tri-snRNP-associated protein 1: MGSNKRHKTEKSRDAKKKRHRSRSRSYTPEREKSEKHRHHKKHRRKERKDYDSDVEIVNAPPPPKISRSSHPLTPPPPEISKQRSPSPSKGGAAQTSLSIEETNKLRAKLGLKPLEVDSTPKDDPNKIKDDLGEFYHKPAPDVKEKLWSQKLREKFGTQKQKRLIEANLAKVKGLGECDSDDDTKNWIDKTRRLEEEKRKAEERAKMLDQLDEEFGIGNLVKEEIHAARNTAYTDKNLKGLKVEHNIEKFEEGKTVILTLKDQGVLDEAEDVLVNVNITDEERYQRNILNKTKKPGYDAYDDNNFDELGLPKKTVLNKYDEEIEGEKKDNFVLGTNNFKEIKQSKLDYVKQRLANKRIESLQLAEPKLASEYYNDEELAKFKKPKKKIRKIRKKLKAKDLIPEDKDYLRDLGSRRSKRTEDAKENDALDVDDLGAPTEDLSGIKLEEDDKELELQLALKKAQRLKETQISSIEKVAESIKEEPMSSEENQSGNIVLNATAEFCRTLGDIPTYGLAGNREENGQELMDFEMDGVKEEPPANEEEDDGRGAWNTVQLDESTSEPVAMEAAILDAEPSLGHGVGGALKLAMSKGYLQKEDSSRPSASRFAHLQAQNYSIEDKTYGDDDKFGRRDRFNGPTSEFKEKDGFKPNVKLEYIDDDGHVLSAKEAFRYLSHKFHGKGPGKNKVEKRMKKAEQEVLMKRMSSTDTPLGTLNLLQAKQKETQSPYIVLSGSKQMQTTSISKSKH; encoded by the exons ATGGGTTCGAACAAACGGCACAAGACCGAGAAGAGCCGGGACGCTAAGAAGAAGCGTCATCGGAGTCGTTCACGAAGTTACACGCCTGAGCGCGAGAAATCGGAAAAGCACAGGCATCACAAAAAGCATCGACGAAAAGAACGGAAGGATTATGACAGCGATG TTGAAATAGTCAATGCCCCTCCTCCGCCGAAAATCTCCAGGTCATCCCATCCTTTGACGCCTCCGCCTCCCGAAATCTCCAAACAGCGCAGCCCTTCGCCGAGCAAAGGTGGCGCGGCGCAAACCTCTTTATCCATCGAGGAGACTAACAAGTTGAGAGCAAAGCTAGGTTTGAAACCGTTAGAGGTTGACAGTACTCCGAAGGATGATCCCAATAAGATCAAAGACGATCTGGGAGAGTTTTATCATAAACCTGCTCCTGACGTTAAGGAAAAGTTGTGGAGCCAGAAATTGAGAGAGAAATTTGGTACTCAGAAACAGAAGAGATTAATCGAAGCTAATCTAGCAAAAGTGAAAGGTTTAGGTGAATGCGATTCCGATGATGATACTAAAAATTGGATCGATAAGACTAGACGCTTGGAGGAAGAAAAGAGAAAGGCGGAAGAGAGA GCTAAAATGTTAGATCAATTGGACGAGGAATTTGGTATTGGGAATTTGGTTAAAGAAGAAATACACGCTGCTCGTAATACAGCTTACACAGACAAAAATTTAAAAGGACTCAAAGTAGAGCATAATATT GAGAAATTCGAAGAAGGCAAAACGGTTATTCTGACGCTAAAAGATCAAGGAGTATTGGACGAAGCTGAAGATGTGCTGGTTAACGTGAATATAACGGACGAAGAACGTTATCAacgtaatattttaaataaaactaaAAAACCTGGTTACGATGCATACGATGACAACAACTTTGATGAGCTTGGTTTACCAAAGAAAACGGTCTTGAATAAGTACGATGAAGAGATCGAGGGCGAGAAGAAAGATAATTTCGTCCTGGGAACCAATAACTTCAAAGAAATAAAGCAAAGTAAACTCGATTACGTTAAGCAACGTTTAGCGAACAAGCGAATAGAATCGTTACAATTAGCAGAGCCGAAACTagccagtgaatattataacgatGAAGAGCTTGCAAAGTTCAAGAAACCAAAGAAAAAG ATTCGGAAGATTAGGAAAAAATTAAAAGCAAAGGATTTAATCCCTGAAGATAAAGATTATCTTCGAGATTTGGGGAGTAGAAGAAGCAAACGAACCGAAGATGCGAAGGAAAACGATGCTTTAGATGTGGATGATTTAGGAG CTCCCACTGAAGATCTCAGTGGAATTAAGCTGGAAGAGGATGACAAAGAACTGGAATTGCAATTAGCGTTGAAGAAAGCTCAGCGATTAAAAGAAACTCAAATATCGAGCATTGAAAAGGTCGCTGAATCTATTAAAGAGGAGCCAATGAGTTCTGAAGAAAATCAGTCTGGAAATATTGTTCTTAATGCTACTGCAGAATTTTGCAGGACCTTAGGAGATATTCCTACTTATGGTCTTGCTGGGAACAGGGAAGAAAATGGCCAGGAATTGATG GACTTCGAAATGGATGGAGTCAAAGAAGAGCCACCAGCgaacgaagaagaagacgaTGGCCGTGGCGCCTGGAATACTGTGCAACTAG ACGAAAGCACATCAGAGCCAGTGGCGATGGAAGCCGCGATTTTAGACGCCGAGCCTTCGCTCGGACATGGCGTTGGCGGTGCGCTGAAACTAGCTATGAGTAAAGGATATTTGCAAAAAGAGGACAGCAGTAGACCATCCGCATCTCGTTTTGCACACTTACAAGCCCAGAATTACTCGATAGAGGACAAGACTTACGG GGACGATGATAAATTCGGCAGACGCGATCGTTTCAACGGTCCAACGTCCGAGTTCAAGGAGAAGGATGGCTTTAAACCGAACGTCAAGTTGGAATACATTGACGACGATGGCCACGTTTTAAGCGCGAAGGAAGCTTTCCGATATCTTTCGCATAAGTTCCATGGGAAAGGTCCAGGAAAAAATAag GTCGAGAAACGAATGAAGAAAGCGGAACAGGAAGTTTTGATGAAACGTATGTCATCTACGGATACGCCTCTAGGAACGCTTAATTTATTGCAAGCGAAACAGAAGGAAACTCAGTCGCCGTATATAGTACTGAGTGGAAGCAAACAAATGCAAAC GACTAGCATATCAAAGTCGAAACATTAA